Proteins co-encoded in one Medicago truncatula cultivar Jemalong A17 chromosome 8, MtrunA17r5.0-ANR, whole genome shotgun sequence genomic window:
- the LOC25501794 gene encoding probable magnesium transporter NIPA2: MGISTDNVTGLVLAVSSSIFIGTSFIVKKMGLKKSSTRGRSAASGGHAYLYEPWWWIGMISMIVGEIANFAAYAFAPAILVTPLGALSIIVSAVLAHFILEEKLHIFGMLGCALCMVGSTTIVLHAPHERIIHSVREVWHLATEPGFIVYTCVVVVLVFVLIFYCVPRYGERHLVVYVGICSLTGSLTVMGVKAVGIAIKLTIEETNQFTYFQTWFFTLFVIGCCILQINYLNKALDTFNTAVVSPVYYVMFTSLTIFASIIMFKDWDSQNASQIATELCGFVTILSGTFLLHKTKDMGNKPPEQSPASSTPDQANTDNNPST, from the exons ATGGGGATATCCACAGACAACGTAACTGGACTTGTTCTTGCGGTTTCTTCAAGCATTTTCATTGGCACTAGTTTTATTGTTAAAAAGATGGGGCTAAAAAAATCCAGCACCAGAGGAAGAAGCGCAG CCTCGGGAGGACATGCATATTTGTATGAACCTTGGTGGTGGATTGGAATGATCTCAA TGATTGTTGGAGAAATTGCCAATTTTGCAGCTTATGCATTTGCACCTGCAATACTTGTGACTCCATTAGGAGCTTTAAGCATCATTGTTAG TGCAGTACTAGCTCATTTCATATTGGAAGAGAAATTGCACATCTTTGGCATGCTTGGATGTGCTCTTTGTATGGTGGGATCTACAACTATTGTTTTGCATGCTCCACATGAAAGAATTATTCATTCCGTGAGGGAAGTGTGGCATCTTGCCACAGAGCCAG GTTTTATTGTCTATACTTGTGTAGTTGTGGTTCTAGTTTTTGTCCTCATTTTCTACTGTGTTCCAAGATATGGCGAGAGACATCTTGTCGTATATGTTGGAATATGTTCTCTCACTGGCTCACTTACG GTTATGGGTGTGAAAGCCGTGGGAATAGCTATAAAGCTTACAATTGAAGAGACAAATCAATTCACTTACTTCCAAACTTggttttttactttgtttgttATAGGATGTTGTATCTTGCAAATCAACTACCTGAACAAG GCCTTGGACACCTTTAACACAGCGGTTGTATCACCAGTTTACTACGTCATGTTTACATCACTTACCATCTTTGCCAGCATAATCATGTTTAAg GACTGGGACTCACAAAACGCATCACAAATTGCTACTGAGTTATGTGGCTTTGTCACAATTTTATCAGGAACATTTCTCCTTCACAAGACAAAAGATATGGGAAATAAACCACCCGAACAATCTCCTGCTTCTTCAACACCAGACCAAGCTAATACTGATAATAACCCAAGCACATGA